The DNA sequence ttatattttctagtGTAATAATGCAAAAGAAAAAATCACTTTGAAATAGTACAAATTCCCAACTTTTAAGAAGATCTGGTATTGTTGCATCTCGGAATGAATTCAGAAAAACTAAATGAGACCCAAAACTCTGTTCTACAGAGAAAACCATTTCTTTTCCAACAAGAATATCCATACCAAACTACGTACCTTCCAACCATTCAGAGTTATAGCTACTGTAATTATATTAACTAGAATCAGTGTTCACAACTAAAAATTTCCAATGTAATATAGCCATATTGCATCAAATCAAATTCAAACTGAAACTGAAGCAATCCCAAAACCAAGTCCAAtttattgaagaaaaacaaaagtcAAATCTCGTGCTTATATATGAAAATGAAGCCAACAACAAGAAAGGTAAGAACACGAGAAGGAAAAATTCACGTAAATTAAGAGAGGGAAGAGAATTAAGGACCAGAGCGGGTCTATCGGGGTGAGAAACATCGGCGAGAAGGTAAGTGTAGGTGGATGAATCCTTCTCGAAGAGCTGCCTGAAAAGGAGCTTTTGAGACGAAAACGACGTCGCTTCGGGAGACCCCATTATTTGCGACGAAGAACACCTCCACCACTGCCTTCTTTTTGGTGATATTGTTGAAGGTAGTACGTGAATTTTAGTCAAATACAGCGACAAGAGACCTGGTTTTGAGATTGGCAATCCAAATTTTCTCAGCattgtttttataattattcctaaacaaaaaaaaatatatattgttaatAATAACGTAATAGTTTCATCTTCCGTTGATCATCGACAGCTTCGCCACTTTAGTATACTATACATATATTGGTTGCATATTATATTATGACGTGGTGGCCACTTTctataagaaataaaaataagtttcgATTAGTTCTATACTTCTATTATTTTGATTGAAGAGAAAAAATGTATAGTGACTCACTGGATAAGATGCGATTTGTcacaatactattttaatttattaaaaaaaaactaaatattttgatatattttatttggtAAAATTATATTAGTGATTGTTTTCCTAAATTTTAACAAAGGTGACTTGATAATATGATGACACGAGAATATTTAAGATTGAGTTAACGAGGAATATGTAAAATTATTATCTCTCAAAACACATTTAGTGGAAAGGATAAGTTGGAGTAGTCACCCGGCCCTCTTAAGTACTTCTATGTACGGGGGAATAGAATGATCACCCCTTGGCGTGAGTGAGGTGACTACTCCTCCAAAGAGATGGATAAGTATCCCCCAAAGGGGGTTAGATAGTCATCATTCCTTTAGGGTAGATCATCCACTCAAGGGTGTTAACATATAGTCTAGGAAGTAAACCCTTCACCCCCTGTACCCTCATAGTAGTTCATATACACACTAAGGGTGATAGCTTAGTTTAGGGGTTTAACCCTTACCCCAAATACACACCCTACCTACATACATGTGTGGATAGTGTAAAACTTGCTACATACGTATCAACAAGAATACAAGATTACATACTTCTAAGCATTAAACACCATATGAGGAGCGGGGAGGTGTTGTCTCGGGGGTACCACTTCGAGGTGAGTACTACCCCCCATAGGGGATTGATTGGTCAGGCTGTACTCTAGGGGTTAAATCCACACAAACTGACACATCCAATACTCTCTCAGCATCATCCATTAATCTTGCATGAAGTTCAAAAGTGGTTACAAACACATGAAATATAGCGGGATACTACCGCAAGAATCAGATCTCAACCACccccaaaaatcaaagaaatagATGAGATATTTTAGCATCAAGGTCGTGTCTCCTGAAGTGAGACGCACCAATCCTTTTCCTCTATACAGGGTCACACATGACTTAGGAAGGCGATCCGAAAATTATCACTCAAAGAGCAAAAATTCTATCAATTTTATTCTTTGCAGTCAAGAGCTTGTTCTTAACCTGCaacaaagattaataaaatacaaaggAAGTAGACTATTACCAATACTTGGGACTGAATCTCTTTAAATTTTAGTGTTCTTTATCaacatttattaaaattttagattaatttctCACTCCACATCGGTTGACTAAAAATCCAATAACATTTTAGTACTTTTATTGAGAGTTTCAATAAAAATCTCGAAGCATTTCACAAAAAAAATGGTGTTTACCAAGAGATCATCTCAAGAATGACCTGATGAGGAAGGTGATCATGTCCACCAAGTCCCGTCAATGAGCAACCTTGCTGGAAACAATAGTGAGTGACCACCACGTTCTATTAATGGTGGCAAACCACTACTCAGGCCACCACTGGCCAAGGAACAACTGGGCAAGCTACTGCCCAAACCACGGTTGGTCACGAGATAATCGACCAAACTACCGTTGTTGGGCAAACAATTACTGGGCGTATGACTAACATCCCCGCCATGGGGGAGGGGCTACTAGCGGCGCCGTCAGAAGGGACAATACCAAAAATTTCATCTCAAGCCAAATCCATATCACTCGGGGTATTGGCATCTTTAGGCCAAGGCGGGAACCCCATGTGGACATTGAAAGAACTGACCCACAAATGGATCAATTAGTTGATGCAATAGGACAGGTGCAAGGTCGTGTCCAAATCGTGTATACCAAGAGCAAACCCGAGTCAAGCAGCTTTGGCTGAAAGCTTTGTCAACCAAAAGAGGAAACTCTTGTCCAGGAGCATGCTCGTGAGATGAGAACGCGCCAAAATGACTTGGATGTCGCACTCAAAAGATTGCTGACCTAATACATATGTCCAACAAAATACTTAAGGTTTAAGTACTGACGCTAACAACTAACAAATATCTCAGAATTAGTGGACCAACAAAAAGAAGTATTTACCTCTAGGAATCAACAACAAAGGGTCGTGGATGGACCCAAAGGTACTTGAAGATGCTCTTAgctaaaaacttaaaattatcgCCAAAGTGCCAAACACTCACCAATCTCTTCTTTCTTTGTTAGTTCTTTCATAATAGctaggaaaaatatttagcTAAGTTACTGTGTTGGTTTaaacttatttaattatatatttttaaataatgattgTGACATACTTATATTAGTTAATAATTACAAACACTACATACTCTCAATGATTTTAACCTCACAATTATGTAATCCTTATGAATATTTAAATTACACACGTGCTGATGATATAAcataatacaaataatatacTATGTTAATTTATCCAGTAAATTATATTTGATCAAGTAAAACGTGGTAAGGAGTATACTAGACATCACGTTGTAGCAAAACCAAAGAGATCGTAGACGTAGAGCACGCAGAGGTAGATAGATAGATATTAGATAGATAGACTTCAAACATTTGTTGGAACGTCTTGTCGTTTTCGCACATGGGTTTCGTTAAAGCAGAGGAGCCACATGACTTGGGCTGATTTcctaaataataatatgtttCAACGAAAATAGTGTTAAACCACGTGTATGTCACGTGCGCAGATCAATTTCCCAATTAACCATTGCTCTTCTTCTCAGCTAGCCTCTGCACATTGACTTCACCATACTCATtactcttcatcatcatcatctctgtccttctctctctaaaagaCTAAGAAAATACCTAAAGCGATGACTGAAGAAGGCAAGAAGAATCACCCACCTGGAATCTCCGCCGACCAGTACGGTACCTTCCAAGGCGTAGCCAATTatcctcctcctcgtcctccacCCCCTGCCATCGGCTTCCCTCAGCCCGTACCACCGCCGGGAGCCGTTGATCGCTCCGGTCATCCATCTCCTCACATCTATGATCATGGATATCAAACAGTTACCGGTAATTACTTACAATCCCTTTTCTTTAAATATGTGGTTTTTCTTGGGTTGAATACAtgtctttttaaattaataataattataattagatgaaatgaaattttggggagaaattttgatttttttttttgaattgggAACTAGTTCGTTTCTATTGGTATTGGATGTTGTTAATTGCTTGCTAAGTACTCTGTTTTGGATAATTTGTGGGTTTCGTTTATTTGCTACGTATAGTTATCCACCTAATTTTGAGTTGTATCTAATTTGAGCTATATTATTTCAATGTTGGACttgaaattttttattgtgTTGTTCGGTACCCAGTTGAGGGTCTTAATCATAGAGAACAGAAATGAGAAAAAACTTCAGACCAGAAAGAACTGCTAAGATTTTGGTGATCATGGACGGAGCAGATCTTGAAAGCGaaagattttaattaataagaGAATCCGGGGCAGATCTTGAAAACCAAAGATATTAATTAATGCgagaatttttctaattttcctcTGTGGATAAATTTCTTTTCCCGACCATATTCAaaagactttttttttctttctaaagttATCACTGATACACCACACATGTGTGTTGTTAGAGAGTCTACAGAGTCGACATTTGATAATGTGTGGTAATTAAGATCCATAGCAATTTGATTTATTGCCAGTTAGTTTTGAGATGAAACtccataaattttattttaccacGCGTCTGAAGTTGTAATATAGTTCTGATGTTTTTCCTTGGAAgctcatatattctttgaaatgtTATAGAAAGATAGTGATAATTGATATGTCATGGTGGACTTgtaaaaaatgtgaaaataaaATCTTGGTTCTGAACCACACATAATGTCAATTCATATTCATTGTTCATTTCTTCTTTCTGGTATTTTCCTATTCTTTCCCTAAACTCAAGCATCACACGGCAGCTCTTGTAAAGTAGTTACGAATATGTGGGAAATAGCCGACTTATGTCATAATCAGGATAAACATTTGGTGATGGCAGTACtttaacattattttctatgttGATCTACACTTCATTTTTAAACAGGAAACTTTTAGTAAATGCTTGGATGACTTCAGTATATGTTTTGAATTATAGATGAACCTTCTGTATTCTGCTGGATTAACCTCCTTTGTGTGAGTTCATAGATCTTCATTGTTGTTGCAGGTTATGCAGTTGCCGAAGGGAGACCTGTAAGAGAGCGCCGTCTTCCTTGTTGTGGTATTGGCCACGGCTGGTTCCTGTAAGCTGTCTTTCATATATCAATTGCCCTCCTTTCTTTAGTTTCTTTTTTGGTACTGGTTTTACTTTTATGGGTTACCATCTTGTTTCTTTGGCAGCTGCcaagtttttttcttctaattggGCAATACATAATCCATACATCTATAAGAACTAAATATTAGTAACAAACCTCTAAGTAGCAATCCTGAGAGTGAAAGCAAAGTACTTAAGACAACTAAGCATAGAAAtggaatttattattttaaatgcaTTCTTCTAGAAAGATAAATGCGGCTGATTTTGCAAATTAGTTTGGTTTGCAAGGTCTATAAAATTCTGTACTTAGGACTTGGTATCAGATCAACAGAAGTGACAGAATGTTTTAGAGGGAGGAGAGAGCCACAAGTCATTGTGCGGTCTGTGAAATAATTATAGAAAGTAAAATGACCTTGGGGAACATATATGAAATAAAAAGTCATTCCTCTTTGGCAATTGACAGTAGTAGATGGGAGAACACCCCCCAgcccctttttctttttctttatttgctATTATTTCTGTGATCTTTATCTCTCCATTCTTGTGCTGTTTTTGTTTCGCCTTCAGTTTTGTTCTAAATTTTTGTGTTTTAAAAGATGCTGGTACTTTTGAAGGTTTATAATTGGTTTCTTCATTGCTGGACTCCCTTGGTATCTTGGAGCCGTGCTTTATTTCTGTTCCAGGAGGATGGACTACCGAGAGAAACCAGGATACATCGCCTGCATAGTTGCTGTGAGTAACTTCTTTCTTTGCTCACCTTTTTTACTTGTATGTTTTTGTGGTGGGTGTTTAGTGTTTAATAAGCAAGCGTGAGTTGCATATATACTAAGTATATATTTATGCTTTTGCTATGTAAACTTCCTTTCTTATTATATGTAAAAGCTTCTTGATCTGTGCTAGTGGCATTGAACTTCTTTTCCTTTCGTTTAAAGTTAGATGTAACTTTACTTACCGTGTGCACTTTTAGACACTTATCAAATCCAATGTTTTAGTATGTTTCTTTGAATTGATTTTGCTATTAAGATTTAGTTACCATGGACTGCTTTTGTGCAGGCTATTCTTGCCACACTGGCTATTGTGTTCGGGGTAACCAAGGGAGCTGATGATTGGTAAATTTGTGTCTGTCGTGAAGATTTGTATAGTTTGTGAAAGGGGTCGTATACATATTTGCAGATTCGTATTACTGtgactattttgtattttattcatTGTGTGAATTTACGAGATTGATTATGATATCTCGAGAATAGTCGAGATTGATTTTAGATGCTCCCAacttgaattatttatttaatatacttGATGTTAATCTTGTTCATCAATAATGTATGTACATGTATGCATCTGGCCTTTAATAATCTTGTTGGGGTTTTCATCTACTGACTAATTTTCAAAAGCATCGACAGGTGCCCCCTCCCaacattacatttttattaGTATAGTCTATTCCAAATTAAAACTTCTTGTCTCGAATTGTAGGAGCTATAATTTCACAGGGCTGGCTTTGAGTTAATTTGAactttagaaaaaataatttttttgaatctttttataacaataaataatattttttaaaaattattaaaaaatatgtatatttattgaaagttttttttttatttgagctTCTAAGAATGCTAAAAATTTACACATtatctaaaaatataatattttattttatttatttttcacattATTTTTGGCACTGTTATAGtcttacttttaaaaatattctaatgtATAACACTCTTTAAAAATGTTATAATAAtgatatcacacattattatttaatatatattttaatttttagctacaataattttttagcttcaatcttttattaaaaaatgatGAATAATATCAATGTTACAACATAACATCCATGCAAAACTTTAGAATGATATTCTCTTTTCTTCAATAGTATATTAGTATAGCATCTCAATGTTTTGTTACATAATATGTTTACATCATCAAACATCCTCTAAAGTTTTACCATTAGTGATGCTCTAATATGGGTGGGTCCTAAGCGTGAATCCTACAtaattctatatatatttttactaaaaattattgatatttataattaatggtAGAACGTGTtctatataaacaaaattaacatttgatttttatgttaattgataaaatagaaaatagcaATAGTTCTCAAGACCAATTCTCTGTTTTTTCGACAAAAAATCTTctcataaattaaaatttgatcTTGTATTTTCAAGTGGTCTTTGttctaaaaaaacaaaacatttgATAAAATCACACCAAACATTTACTTGGCATATTCTCCTTACATATGAGtgtttttcaaatataaaacaaagtaaGAGACGAAAGGTCATGAGCCTTGAAGTAGGATGAATTCAACATAAAATCGCATTGAATgcgtaaaataattttattcagGGTGTATAATCATTCTTATGAACAcgttttttgtttaattattttttgataatAATTTTGTGCACAATTTTTATTTACTGTTTGGTTGCTCAGAAAAGTTGTGAAAGTTAATGTAATACAATCTATTTGACTTTTTTAATGTAACCGAGAGTTTATATACAGCAATACTCATTGTATGTAGTGTTATACCTTTATTAAGTAGATTATTTCttctttgtttatttttatgcttAAGCCTAGAGGACTTCCAACAGATTTTTTATTCTAtcatttaaaatacataattaaaattttactttttttttttttattttacagtacatttttacattatatcatacgttaatttttttttatatatttttttctatatcattaaattaatattatttttataataataattttctaacatatatacaatataatatacataaataaaatattacttatatattattaaaataaatttagagaATGCACTAAGGGTGTACGCTGGTCAGTTTAGTTGGTTTACTTTACATTTTATTCAACTCAATGTAAAATCGATTTACAAATATCTAAGTGTAACCCgtccaattaagaaaaaattaattttcaacccgtccaataaataatattttttttttgcattcaactatttattttaattaattgtgaTAATGagacaaatataaaaattgaatatAAAGTACAAAtcatttatacattttaaaatataaaaaaaaaaaaatacattaacagATATGATTTTCTGTAAATAATTATGTTTGGACTATGTTATACAatgattatttttataatattgatATACATATGGACTATGTGATCTGGTTGTATACAATGATTTTATCACTGGCGGAATCAGACAAAGACCCGAGGAGGGGCCAAATAGGAAGGTCAAGCGAATTGtatttttactttctttttttagaaaataataataaaattaggcgatttaaaaattttataacctTGAACTATTACAATGATGGTATCGTaccttttgaaattttttccgcTAAAATATGTCAATGTAGTTGATGTGTTATTGTCAGCGccacatatttaatttaaaattttaaaatatattttcttattaacaataaattataggataaatactattttagactctctactttgtaaaagttatcaattagaccctctgttttgttaaatgacaaaatagaccatatatttttcaaaatggtaaaaataggatcctaaactcaatttttaacaattttattttttagtataactaactttaagataatttctaacacgaacatatacagaaaatgtaactagATTTGTTATAACATCGTTagatcaaaatattattaagttttattttgacaaaaaattaattcagggtcttatttgtacatttttcaaaaatacagggtctattttgtcatttaataaaacatagattccaattagtaacttttacaaaatacaggattcaaaatggtatttaccctaaattatatgaataaaaagaaattaatcttaaattttcttattaattattgataagaaaagaaatttcgtaaattttaaattattttttatttaaattatacatgTGGCACTTATGTGACAATGACACACAAGTCCCATTACTATTTTATTAGCCACATTG is a window from the Cannabis sativa cultivar Pink pepper isolate KNU-18-1 chromosome 1, ASM2916894v1, whole genome shotgun sequence genome containing:
- the LOC115706717 gene encoding large ribosomal subunit protein eL20z, encoding MTEEGKKNHPPGISADQYGTFQGVANYPPPRPPPPAIGFPQPVPPPGAVDRSGHPSPHIYDHGYQTVTGYAVAEGRPVRERRLPCCGIGHGWFLFIIGFFIAGLPWYLGAVLYFCSRRMDYREKPGYIACIVAAILATLAIVFGVTKGADDW